CCAGTTGTGCACGATTAGTACCCAGGTACTCCGTATTTTTATAAATTCCTCGGCGGTCTGCGCATAACTGCATAATGGTGCCGATACTTTCTGCTGGCAAGATGAATGTCACCAGAGCGATTGGCTCACGGAATTCCTCAATCCTACTGGCATCGGGAACTGTTTGTGGGTTATCGATATGTAAAATGTCACCATTTCGTTCTAAGATTTCATAGGTTACGTTTGGCGCAGTTTGCAACAGATCAATATTAAATTCCTGTTCCAGTCTTTGCTGAATAATTTCCATATGCAGCATCCCCAGAAAACCACAGCGGAAGCCAAAACCCAGGGCATCACTCGTTTCAGGAACAAAACTGAAGCTGGCGTCATTTAAACTGAGCTTTTGTAACTCTTCACGCAACTTTTCGAAGTCTGTAGCTTCAATTGGATACATACCACAGAAAACCATTTGCTGTGGTTTTTGGTATCCCGGTAACGGTTCTGGTGGCAGGTCTTTCGGATTAGCAATTGTGTCGCCCACATGTACGTGGCTCAGTTCTTTGGCACCACTGACCAGGTAACCTACTTGCCCGGGGCCAAGTGATTTCGCGGCCGTCATCTGAGGTGTAAATTGACCAATTTCTATAATGTCGAGCTTTGCACCACCACGCATTAAGACAACGGTTTGTCCTTTTTCAATTGTGCCCTCTATGATACGAACGTAGGTAACAACACCGCGATAGTGGTCGTATTTACTATCGAAGACAAGTGCCCGCAGGGGGGCGTCGGCTTTACCTTTGGGAGGTTCAATACGTTCAACAATCGCGTCTAGTACTTCTTCAATACCGATTCCATTTTTCGCACTGACCATCAAGGCTTCGGTCGGATCCAGACCGATAACCGTTTCGACTTCTTCGAGAACTTCATCAATGCGCGTTACTGGTAAATCAATTTTGTTAACAACGGGGATGATTGCCAAATCTGAATTAATGGCTGCATAAGCATTCGCGACGGTTTGTGCCTGCACCCCTTGAAAGGCATCGACTAATAACAGAGCGCCTTCACAGGCTGCCAGACTACGGGAAACCTCATAATGAAAATCCACATGTCCGGGAGTATCAATGAGATTTAATTCGTAGGTTTCTCCCTTGTACTCATGATAAATGGCGACCGTACGGGCTTTGACAGTAATACCACGCTCTTGTTCAATTTGTAAATCGTCCAGAATTTGGGCTTTGAATTCTCTGGCAGTGATTGCACCAGTCTTCAGAAGTAATTGATCAGCGAGTGTACTCTTTCCGTGATCGATGTGTGCTACGATCGAAAAGTTACGAATCAAACGTGTCTCGGTAGCCATTGAGTGGATCTCATTATTCTTATTTAAAAAAGTCCGGGCAATATCGCCTGGGAATATTGACGTTTATTGTGAATCAGTTTTCAGGCTGGCTCGTCGAGCACAACCGGCTGCGCCGATATAACCAGCGTCAGATCCGAGAGTTGCAAAGTCAATGATGGTATTTTCATATGGAACTCTAAACGCTCTTATTTTTACTTCTTCACGGATCCGGTCCATAAAGCGTTGTCCCAATACGGAATCCTTACCTCCAAATGTGGCAGCACCTCCAAATAGAACCATGTCCGGGTCAATGGTATGCATTAGTGTGGTTGTCCCCACTCCCAGATACATGGCGGAATCCATAATCAGTTCGTTGGATAGCTCATCATTTTGTTCTGCTTCCTGCGCAATTAATAGTGGTGTCAGTTTGATTCCTTCTTGCAATCGTTCGTTCAAGCTGGAAGCACATCCTGAATCGAGTTGCTCCTGACAACGACGTACCAGAGACTTAGCTCCTGCATATGCCTCGAGTGTTCCATATTGGCCCGAATCACACAAGCGTCCATTTGTCATTTGAATAATCATATGGCCGCATTCACCTCCATGTGAATGTCGACCTTCAATGATCATTTCATCGATAATGATACCACAGCCGATTCCTGTACCCAACGTCCAGAAAACCAGGCTCTGTGCTTTCTGTGCACCGCCTACCCAATATTCTCCGTAAGCAGCTGCATTGGCATCGTTTTGAAGTATCGTTTTTTTCCCTGAGTAATGATCGCAGATGACCTGCCGAATCGGAAAATCTTTCCAGGTTGGTAGATTAGGAGGATTTACCAGTTTTCCACCAGGTATATCCATCGTGCCTGGTGTAGCAATGCCAATTGCTTTGACGTCGTCCATCGTAAATTTACAGTCTGACAAAACGTCTTGGATCGCGTGATAAAGATTTTGTATGCCAGTATCAACTCCTTTGACTACTTCGGTTTTAGTTTTGCAAAACGAGAGAGTTTGTCCTGAGTCATCTACAATGCCAACCTTGATGTTTGTGCCACCAATATCAACACCGACAAAATATGGTCCATTGTGTTTTGTCGGTTTCATTTCGCAATTCGTTCCTCTGATGTAATTTGCTGTACTGATTTTTTGAAATTGAAAATCATGTGTAGCGTGATTGACATTCGGATAGAGTGATTCCTCTATTTTTGTGTGAAGCCGTTATGCTTTTGGTAGCTCAAAAGCAGTCAATCGACGTCAGCCCAGAGGAAGGTCAAGCTGTTATGCAGAAGTATAGCCGAGCAGGTGAGATCGATGCAATCAAGTAGCAAACAAAACAGAAACTGCTTTAGAGCATTTTGTACTGAGGTTAAGCTGTTTTTAATCAAAACTGGCCTGGAGTAAAACATAAACTTCGTATGAACTTTCAGCAATCTATTAAATAATATGAAAGAACTTTCTGGAAAATCGATATGGGAGGGTGAAATTCCTTGGCGCCTCCTTCAAATTGGAACAGGATAGAGCAGATCTCCTATATGGTTATTTCTCACTGATGTCTTTCAAATCAGAGGCATGATATGAATTTTCATGGTAGAGTTTTTATCGTCATTTTGTTTTGTTGTTTTTGCATAAGCAGTGCCACACATTCTGTAGGTGCGGTTCAAAAGCCAGCCAGCCGTCCGAATATCATTCTTTGTATGACCGACGATCAAGGTTGGGGCGAAACTAGTTTCAATGGTCATTCGATCCTCAAAACTCCCCATCTTGATGATATGGCTGCCAGTGGGCTTCGCTTTGATCGGTTTTATGCCGCGGCTCCTGTCTGTTCGCCAACACGAGGGAGCTTTCTCACAGGAAGACATCCCAATCGATTTGCTTGTTTCAGTTGGGGGCACACACTCAGGCCACAGGAAGTGACAGTTGCGGAAGCCGTCAAGTCGGCGGGATATACGACAGGGCACTTTGGCAAGTGGCATCTGGGATCAGTGCAGGCAAATAGTCCCGTGTCCCCTGGAAACAGTGGTTTTGATGAGTGGGTTTCAAGTCCAAATTTTTATGAAAACGACCCTTATATGAGTCACAATGGAACTGTGATTCAGTTGAAAGGGGAGAGTTCACGTGTAACCGTTGATGCCGCACTTGAGTTTATCAAACAATCAAAGATGAAGGAGAAGCCATTCCTTGCTGTAATCTGGTTTGGAAATCCTCATACACCTCATGAAGCGACTTCCGAATTAAAAGATCTTTATCAGAACCAGTCAGCAGATTTTCAAAACTATTTTGGCGAGATTACCGGCGTCGATCGAGCCATGGGGCATTTACGTCGACAGTTAAGAGATTTAGGGTTAGCAGAAAACACACTTCTCTGGTTTACCAGTGACAATGGACCTCGTCCTCCTCGATTTAAAAAAGAAGACTCTCGTTCACAGGCTACGGGAGGACTTGCCGGGTGGAAAGGGAATCTCTGGGAGGGCGGCATTCGTGTGCCTTCAATCATCGAGTGGCCTGCCCAAATTCAAAAACCGGAAGTTACCAATGTACCCTGTGGGACTATCGATATTTATCCAACTGTTCTGGCTGTTACCGGAGCGAAAGTTTCACATCAACCTCATTTGGATGGTGTCAGCCTTTTGCCGCTGATAGAAGGACAAATGACTTCACGTTCCAAGCCAATGGGATTCTGGACCTATCCTGCTAAAGGGCATCCCAAACGTAGTACAGAAATATTGCTTAATCTAAAACAACAACAGACGCCAGAAAAGCCGAATCCTGAAGGCCCAGTTCCCGATGCGGAGGCTGCCAGTCTAAAAACAAAGTACTCAAAGGACGACTTACCGGGAGCAGCAGCTTGGATTGATGGTGATTATAAATTATTAAAAATGATTTCTAAAAAGAATCAGTCTCAATATACGCTTTATAATCTTGCTCAAGACCATTCTGAGAAAAAAGATCTTTCCAAAGTTGACCCCAAGCGATTTCGGAAGATGAAAGCAGGTCTGCTTGATTGGCAGCACTCAGTAGTTGATAGTCTGAATGGGAAGGATTACTCAGATTGATGTTGAACAAGTAGCTTCAATTGAAACAAGAACTCCCTATTACATATTTTTTGATGTGATTTCTTTTAATCTTTTATTGAATTAAACGTCTCAAGTCGTTTTTTAGTAAGACTTTTAGCGATGGTTCAAATTTTTTTACTCTCGGTTACTCGAAATTTCAGACTCAAAGCCTTTGTTTGATTGCATTTCGTAATCGGAGTTTGCAATAATCGAATTTATAAACATTCATAAGGAAACCAAAGCGATTCTACTATTGTTTAAAGGGTATTGCTTTTCCTGCCAGTTTCCTGCTTGCTTACCTGTCACACTTGATTGAGGATCATTATGAACTCGGGACTTTTGAAACGGCTATTCAGCCTGACAACTCTTTCGTTATTGGTACTGTCAGTGGCGTTTAACAGTTCTTTGATGGCTGCAGAGGCTAAAAAAGAATTAAAGGCAGGCATTATTGGGCTCGATACTTCCCATGCAATCGCTTTCACGAAAATGCTTAATACTGGAACTCCCGAGGGAGAACTGGCCGGTGTGCGGATAGTCGCTGCCTACCCGAAGGGAAGCCCCGATATTGAGTCCAGCGTATCTCGTGTTCCAAAATATACGGAAGACGTCAAAAAAATGGGGGTCGAGATTGTTGATTCCATTGACGACCTACTTAAGAAAGTAGACGTAGTTTTTCTGGAAACTAACGACGGGCGTCCCCATTTAGAGCAAGCGATTCCTGTATTTCAAGCGGGTAAACCAGTTTTTATTGATAAGCCCATTGCCGGTTCACTTACTGATGCCGTTGCACTGTTTGAGCTTTCGCGCAAATATAACACTCCCATGTTTTCCTCGTCTTCTCTTCGTTTTTCGAAAGGGGCACAGCGTCTGAGAAATGGTGAAGAGGGAAAGATTACTAAATGCAGTACGCATAGCCCTTGTTCTTTAGAGAAAACACATCCCAGTCTCTTCTGGTATGGAATTCATGGTGTAGAAACTCTGTTTACTGTGATGGGGCCAGGCTGCCAATCAGTTAAAAGGACAGTCAGCAATGCTGATCGTGATGAAGTCGTCGGACGATGGGCTGGGGGAAGGGTGGGACAATTCTCTGGTGTACGCAAGGGAACTCCCAAAGGGTATGGCGGAACTGCTGTTGGCGAGAACGGGGAAGTGGCAGTCGGTGGCTACGATGGCTACAAGCCTCTGCTGGTCGAAATTGTCAAATTTTTCCGTTCGGGTAAACCACCTGTGAGTGAAGAGGAAACACTGGAAATCTATAGCTTCATGGAAGCCGCCGACGAAAGTAAGCGTCAGGGAGGAGCTGAGGTCACGCTTGCGAGTGTTCTCGAAAAAGCAGAAAGAGCAGCAAATAAGAAACTCGCGAAACTGGATTTGGCAGGTGATAGTGTTTCTGCCACTGATAATAAACTTTCTGCTACTGAGAAAGCCGCTGGTTGGAAGTTGCTGTTTAACGGGAAAAACTATGCAGGATGGAAATGTAATAACGGCAAGCCGATTGCGGCTCCCATCGAAGATGGGGCTCTGGTTCCTTATAAATCAGGTGGTTATCTAATCGTTTACGACAAGCCGTTTAGTGATTTTAAATTCAAATGTGATGTAAAAATGCCGAAAGAATGCAACTCAGGAATTTTCTTTCGCATTGGTAATTTGAAAGACCCGGTTCAGACTGGGTTTGAGGCTCAGATTCTGAGTGGGAAAGGGACTGGTATGCATGATTTTGGAGCGATTTATGACCTTGTTGCTCCAGCAGAGAACCGGGCAAGCGCACCCGGTGAATGGACCAATATTGAGATTACCTGCCAGGGGCCACATATTAGTGTCGCTGTGAATGGAAAAGTTGTTGCCAGTCTGGATGCGGACGAGTGGACTCAACCAGGAAAAAGGCTGGACGGTTCAAAGCATAAGTTTAAGGCTGCTGTGAAAGACTTTCCTAGAAAGGGATATCTTGGATTTCAGGATCACGGTCATAAAGTTTGGTATAAAAATGTGAAGCTGCTGGATCTCTCAGAGAAGAAATGAGTTCTGGATCCCAAGTCATTGAGCCACCTGAAAGGCATTTCCTCTTCAGGTGGCTTTTTTTCATTGGTACTAGTATTTGAATGATCGCATGGGAGCAGAGGGGGAATCATGGCAACGTTAAAGAGGTAATTCCTTCTTGGGGAAATCGATAAGGTTATGCTACTATACTGGGAATACAAGATCATTAATTTTTGAATGATTAAGTCATTGGTGGTGCGAAGCCTTTTTTTTGAAACAGAATGGAAAATGATTCAATTTGTGCCTCGCTTTGACTACAAAAAAAGGGGAATCTGTGTAAAATATCCGCGAAATCTTGGGTATTTGTGCTTCCATGCCTAAAATGAAATAACAAGGATGTGTGTACTGCGGGCAGCATCCAGATGGCTTAATAAACCTCTTCAAACGAGTTTTTCTGAAAAACTCGTTATTTTCAGGTTCATAATTCAATGATTACAATTAAAAAAGGGTTGGATCTGCCTATTTCGGGTGAGCCTTCCGCTCTGATCGAACAGGGGCCAGAAATTCGATCGATTGCTCTGATTGGTCCTGATTATATTGGCATGAAGCCCACATTGGCTGTTGAAATTGGTGATACGGTCAAAAAAGGTCAGATGCTTTTCAGCGATAAAAAGACGGAAGGTGTGATATATACTTCTCCAGTTGCTGGGAAAGTAACGGAAATCAATCGAGGGGCCAAACGCGCCTTTCAGAGTATGGTGATTGAAGTAGGGGGAGAAGATGAAGAAACATTTGCCTCTTATGGAGATGAAGAGCTAGCGAATCTGACGCGTGAGCAAGTTCAAGAGAACTTGTTGAACTCTGGTTTGTGGTCAAGTTTGCGGACGCGTCCGTATAGTCGTGTGCCAGTTCCAGGAGCCACACCACATTCTATTTTTGTAACTGCGATCGATACAAACCCCTTAGCACCACCTCCAGAAGTGATTCTTAGCGAAGAACCTCGGGCTTTCGCACAAGGGCTCCAGTTATTGAAAACTCTCACCGACGGAAAACTGTTTCTTTGCAAGGCGCCGGGAACAAATTTACCTGGCTGCGATCTTGATTTTGTCACCGTAGAAGAATTTGGTGGGCCACATCCCGCCGGGCTTGTTGGGACACACGTTCATTTTCTTGATCCGGTCAGTGAGAAGAAAACGATTTGGAATATCAATTATCAAGATGTCATTGCCATCGGTAAGTTGTTTACCACAGGCAAGCTTTCTGTAGAGCGTGTTATTTCCATAGCAGGTCCTACAGTGAAAAATCCAAAATTAGTGAAAACGATTCTGGGGGCCAGTCTCACTGATCTGACGGATGGAAATCTCGAAGATGGTGAAAATCGGTTGGTTTCGGGTTCAGCACTTTCCGGCCGGACTGGCGAAGGTCCTTTTGCATATTTGGGCCGTTATGCTTTACAGGTAACAGGACTTAAAGAGGGCAATCATAGAGACTTTCTGGGATGGATGGGGCCTGGATTCAATAAGTTCTCTGTTGTTCCCGTTTTTATTTCTTCATGGCTGGGACAGGGTAAAAAATTCTCTTTTACCACTTCGACAGAAGGAAGCAAGCGGGCCATGATTCCGATTGGGACTTATGAAAAAGTCATGCCATTGGACATTTTGCCCACGTTCCTGTTGCGTGCCTTGATTACGGAGGATACAGAACAGGCAAAAGAACTGGGATGCCTGGAGCTTGATGAAGAAGACTTGTCTTTATGCACCTTTGTGTGTCCCGGGAAATATAATTACGGAGCATTATTACGTAAGAACCTGACAAAGATAGAAATTGAAGGTTGATTTTAATAGATGTTCTCCCTTTGTGATATGGGGAGATTTTAAATTTAAGATGCGTTCAACTGTGCTGTCATTAGCCTGATAGATAAAAGTTGTTAGCCCTGATTATCATCTTCAAACATATTTGTTTTTAGATGATAACCGATTTAAGTCAAAGTCAGCTGAAGTTTGACTTGCTCTGTATCGGAAGGGCATCACACAAGAAAGATAAACTACGAAATGAAGCCGTTACGAAATCTTCTTGATAAGGTGCACCCTCTTTTTGATAAAGGAGGGAAGTTCGAGAAGCTTTACCCACTTTATGAGGCGAATGACACATTCCTCTATACCCCGGGTGAAGTGACAAATGAAGCTTCTCATGTGCGTGACTCGATTGACCTGAAACGCATGATGAGCATGGTGATCGTGGCTTTGCTTCCCTGCGTGTTCATGGCTCTTTATAATACCGGTTATCAAGCCAACGCTGCGATGAGTACCATGGGTATAGAATCTGTTCCTGGTTGGCGCGGAACTGTAATGGCTTCTCTGGGAGTCATCCCGGATGCGAATAGTTTGCTTTCTAATCTGTTACACGGCGCCCTTTACTTCTTCCCAGTCTACATCGTGTGCATGGCCGTTGGTGGGATGTGGGAAGGTCTGTTTTGTATTATCCGACGTCATGAAATCAATGAAGGCTTCCTGGTGACTGGGATGCTGTTTCCCTTATCTCTACCACCCACGATTCCACTTTGGCAAGTCGCCATAGGAATCTCGTTTGGCGTTGTGGTTGGTAAAGAAATATTTGGGGGAACAGGGAAAAACTTTTTGAACCCAGCTTTAACCGCTCGTGCATTTCTTTATTTTGCTTATCCCGCTCAGATTGTGGGTGATACTGTCTGGACTGCCGTGGATGGCTTCAGTGGTGCTACTTCACTCGGTCAGTTAGCGGTTGCAAATCCTGAAGTTGGTATGAAATCCATAACAAACCCTGTTGCTGACGGTGGCTTAGGGATTAGCTGGATGCAGGCCTTTATGGGCCAGATTCAAGGATCGATGGGAGAAACCTCGACCTTTGCTTGCTTGTTAGGCGCTATATTCCTGATTCTGGCAGGTATTGGTTCCTGGCGGGTGATGGCAGGGGTTTTGGCAGGCTCAATGGGTCTTTCTGTGCTGCTTTGGTTAATTGGCAGTAATACAAATGCGATGTTCTCGATGCCACCTCAATGGCATTTAGTTGTAGGAGGGCTGGCCTTTGGTCTGGTATATATGGCCACAGATCCGGTTTCAGCAGCGATGACTGATACAGGGCGATGGGTCTATGGAATTTTAATTGGTGGAATGACGATCCTGATTCGGGTCATCAATCCAGCGTACCCAGAGGGGATTATGTTGGCAATTTTGTTTGGAAATGTCTTCGCGCCTCTGATTGACTTCTACGTAGTTCAAGCAAACATTAAAAGAAGGTTGGCGCGAAATGTCGCGTGATTCAATTGGTTTCACATTTATGGTATCGGCTGCTTTGTGCGTGGCCTGTTCAATTCTCGTTTCCGGAGCTGCCGTCGGTTTACGCAGTCGCCAGGATGCAAATAAAGAGAATGAGCGTAAAAAAAATATCCTTTCTGCAGCTGGATTAATCAAACCGGATGCGAGTGCTAAGGAGATCAGTGATGTTTACGATGAGCGAGTCAAGGGGATCATCGTCGATCTTAATACAGGAAATGTCGTAACCGACGATAAGGAGTTATTTCCTAATCCTCAGGAGTACGATCAAAAGGCGGCTGCTGATAACCCGAAAATGAGCATGGAAATACCATCCTCTGAAGATTTGGCAGGAATCAAACGTCGCGAAAATTATTCCTGGGTTTATCTAATCAACGACGAAAATGGTAAGTTATCTCAGTATGTACTACCAGTCAGAGGTAAAGGGCTCTGGTCGACGCTCTGGGGGTTCCTGGCACTCGATACTGATTTGACCACGATTGCAGGTTTAACGTTTTATGAGCATGGAGAAACACCTGGTTTGGGTGGTGAAGTCGATAACCCCAAATGGAAAGCGCAGTGGAAGGGCAAAGAAGCATATAATCAGGAATTTGAACCTGAAATTGAAGTCATCAAAGGGACTGTGAATCCGGAATCTCCCGACGCCATTCATGAAGTTGATGGGCTCTCTGGAGCAACAATTACATCTCGCGGTGTGACTCACCTACTAGATTTCTGGCTTGGAAATTTGGGATTTAGACCTTATCTCGAAAAGGTTCGAGAGCAGAGAGAAAAATAGAATGAATTCAAAACAAAAAGAGGTTCTGACAGGACCGATTTTCAATAATAATCCCATTGCATTACAAATTCTGGGAATTTGTTCTGCTTTGGCCGTGACCACCAAAATGGAGACTGCGCTCGTGATGAGTATTGCGGTGATCTTAGTCACTGCCTGCTCTAATGCTGCGGTGGCTTCTATTAGATTGCAGATTCCCAGCAGTATTCGAATTATCGTCCAAATGACAATTATTGCTTCGTTGGTGATTCTGGTGGATCAGTTTCTGAAAGCGTTTGCTTTTGGAATCAGTAAGCAACTTTCAGTGTTTGTCGGATTGATTATCACCAACTGTATCGTGATGGGGCGTGCAGAAGGTTTTGCGATGAAAAATGAGCCCGGTATCAGTTTTCTCGATGGATTGGGAAATGGTTTAGGCTATAGCCTCATTTTAATGATCGTAGCCTTCTTTCGAGAGTTGTTTGGATCAGGCAGCTTATTTGGAATCCAGCTATTAAAATTAAGTCGCGATGGTGGTTGGTATGAGGCCAATGGTTTGATGTTATTACCTCCGAGCGCGTTTTTTATTATCGGTATTTTCATTTGGATTTTAAGAGTTTGGAAAACCGATCAAATGGAGGAAGCATAACATGTTTGAACATTATTTGAGCCTGTTTATAAAATGTTTGTTCATTGAGAATCTGGCTTTGGCTTTCTTTTTGGGAATGTGTACCTTTTTGGCCGTTTCCAAGAATGTTAAAACCGCCATTGGTTTGGGGATTGCAGTCATCGTAATTCAGACGATTACGGTTCCCGTGAATAATGTGATCTACCAACACCTTTTGAAAAAAGGAGCATTAGCCTGGGCTGGATATCCCAATGTGGATCTGACATTTGTTGGATTGATCTGCTATATCGGCGTGATTGCCGCCATGGTTCAAATTCTGGAAATGACTCTGGATCGGTTCTTTCCTGCGTTATATAACACGCTGGGTATTTTTCTACCCTTGATTACCGTGAACTGTGCGATTTTGGGAGGCACCTTGTTCATGGTGGAACGCGATTATAATTTCCCCGAAAGTTGTGTATTTGGTTTTGGATCGGGAGTTGGTTGGGCACTGGCGATTATGGCTTTGGCTGGAATTCGAGAAAAAATGAAGTACAGCGATGTACCACTTGGATTGCGAGGACTGGGCATCACGTTTATCACTGTTGGATTAATGGCGATGGCCTTCATGGCGTTTTCTGGAATCCAATTATAAGACTTCAATACATTCTATTTTTAGAGCGGTCAACGTTTTATCATGATTATAGAAATTCTGTTCGGCGTTATCATGTTTACGGCCATCGTGTTAGCATTGGTCGCCATTATCTTGATTGCAAAATCAAAGCTGGTAGCCTCTGGTAATGTCACGATTACTGTCAATGAACAAAAAGAAATCGAAGTTCCCGTCGGTGGTAAATTATTAAGTGCGCTCGCAGAAAATCAGATTTTTGTTTCTTCAGCTTGTGGTGGTGGCGGAACCTGTGCCCAATGCGAAGTCAAAGTGCTCGAAGGCGGGGGAGACATTTTACCAACGGAACGCTCCCATTTTAATAACCGGGAAGTACGCGAAGGCTGCCGTTTATCCTGTCAGGTGCCGGTGAAGAGCAACATGGAAATCGAAGTTCCACCAGAGGTCTTTGAAACTAAGAAGTGGGTTTGTAAAGTCAGGTCTAATGACAACGTTGCTACGTTCATCAAAGAGCTTATTCTTGAATTGCCTGCTGGTGAGGATGTGGACTTCAAGGCCGGTGGGTTTATTCAGATTGAAGCACCACCACATCATATTAAATATAGTGATTTTGATATCCCCGACGAATACAAGGAAGACTGGGATAATTTCAACTTATGGCGATTTGAATCTAAAGTAGATGAAGAAGTGATTCGCGCCTATTCCATGGCCAATTACCCGGGGGAAAAGGGGATCATCATGCTGAATGTGCGTGTTGCGTCTCCACCTCCTCGTTCACCAGAAGGCACACCTCCCGGTAAAATGTCTTCCTATATCTTCGACTTAAAACCGGGTGATGAAGTTACGATCTCTGGTCCGTATGGAGAATTTTTCATCCAGGAAACAGAGGCGGAGATGATTTATATCGGTGGGGGGGCTGGTATGGCTCCTCTACGATCACATATCTACGAGCTCTTCAAAGAACGTGAAACGAACCGAAAAGTGTCGTATTGGTACGGTGCTCGTAGCTTACGGGAAATGTTTTATGAAGATGAGTTCCGAGCTCTCGAAGAGAAGTTCCCCAATTTCAAAATGCACGTTGCCTTGTCTGACCCGGTTCCAGAAGACAATTGGGATGGTCTGCAAGGTTTTATTCACCAAGTGTTGCTAGATGAGTACTTAAGTAAACATCCTGCACCTGAGGACTGTGAATACTATATCTGTGGACCTCCAATGATGTTGTCCGCTGTTCGGAATATGCTGGATGACTTAGGAGTCGAACCTGAGAATATCCGCTATGATGACTTTGGCTAGTCGCTGTCACAAACCGTTTCTGCGCGTTGCCGTTTTACTGCTGTTGATCTTTCC
The Gimesia aquarii DNA segment above includes these coding regions:
- a CDS encoding NADH:ubiquinone reductase (Na(+)-transporting) subunit D, with translation MNSKQKEVLTGPIFNNNPIALQILGICSALAVTTKMETALVMSIAVILVTACSNAAVASIRLQIPSSIRIIVQMTIIASLVILVDQFLKAFAFGISKQLSVFVGLIITNCIVMGRAEGFAMKNEPGISFLDGLGNGLGYSLILMIVAFFRELFGSGSLFGIQLLKLSRDGGWYEANGLMLLPPSAFFIIGIFIWILRVWKTDQMEEA
- a CDS encoding Na(+)-translocating NADH-quinone reductase subunit C; protein product: MSRDSIGFTFMVSAALCVACSILVSGAAVGLRSRQDANKENERKKNILSAAGLIKPDASAKEISDVYDERVKGIIVDLNTGNVVTDDKELFPNPQEYDQKAAADNPKMSMEIPSSEDLAGIKRRENYSWVYLINDENGKLSQYVLPVRGKGLWSTLWGFLALDTDLTTIAGLTFYEHGETPGLGGEVDNPKWKAQWKGKEAYNQEFEPEIEVIKGTVNPESPDAIHEVDGLSGATITSRGVTHLLDFWLGNLGFRPYLEKVREQREK
- a CDS encoding NADH:ubiquinone reductase (Na(+)-transporting) subunit B codes for the protein MKPLRNLLDKVHPLFDKGGKFEKLYPLYEANDTFLYTPGEVTNEASHVRDSIDLKRMMSMVIVALLPCVFMALYNTGYQANAAMSTMGIESVPGWRGTVMASLGVIPDANSLLSNLLHGALYFFPVYIVCMAVGGMWEGLFCIIRRHEINEGFLVTGMLFPLSLPPTIPLWQVAIGISFGVVVGKEIFGGTGKNFLNPALTARAFLYFAYPAQIVGDTVWTAVDGFSGATSLGQLAVANPEVGMKSITNPVADGGLGISWMQAFMGQIQGSMGETSTFACLLGAIFLILAGIGSWRVMAGVLAGSMGLSVLLWLIGSNTNAMFSMPPQWHLVVGGLAFGLVYMATDPVSAAMTDTGRWVYGILIGGMTILIRVINPAYPEGIMLAILFGNVFAPLIDFYVVQANIKRRLARNVA
- the nqrF gene encoding NADH:ubiquinone reductase (Na(+)-transporting) subunit F, with the translated sequence MFTAIVLALVAIILIAKSKLVASGNVTITVNEQKEIEVPVGGKLLSALAENQIFVSSACGGGGTCAQCEVKVLEGGGDILPTERSHFNNREVREGCRLSCQVPVKSNMEIEVPPEVFETKKWVCKVRSNDNVATFIKELILELPAGEDVDFKAGGFIQIEAPPHHIKYSDFDIPDEYKEDWDNFNLWRFESKVDEEVIRAYSMANYPGEKGIIMLNVRVASPPPRSPEGTPPGKMSSYIFDLKPGDEVTISGPYGEFFIQETEAEMIYIGGGAGMAPLRSHIYELFKERETNRKVSYWYGARSLREMFYEDEFRALEEKFPNFKMHVALSDPVPEDNWDGLQGFIHQVLLDEYLSKHPAPEDCEYYICGPPMMLSAVRNMLDDLGVEPENIRYDDFG
- the nqrE gene encoding NADH:ubiquinone reductase (Na(+)-transporting) subunit E, translating into MFEHYLSLFIKCLFIENLALAFFLGMCTFLAVSKNVKTAIGLGIAVIVIQTITVPVNNVIYQHLLKKGALAWAGYPNVDLTFVGLICYIGVIAAMVQILEMTLDRFFPALYNTLGIFLPLITVNCAILGGTLFMVERDYNFPESCVFGFGSGVGWALAIMALAGIREKMKYSDVPLGLRGLGITFITVGLMAMAFMAFSGIQL